The nucleotide sequence GTGTAAGTGCAAGAACCTCCGACGATCCGGATTTTCGGTTTCTGCGCTTTGTGTGGGAGGGATTGTTATTGGACTACGTGTGTGTTCTAAATTACAGTAATTTATTTCGTGCGTATGTTCGAAAAATCTTTAAATTTTAGTCTATCTTTAAATCTTTAAATTGCTTATATTGATCACTGAATTTATGAACTTTTCCGCGGAAGAAGGATAatcgttgaaaaaataataataatatacacaaaataataattattaatctaGTAGTGTATATTTTAGGAATTTTATGATAACAACCGAGATAAATTTTTAGCGAATGGCACAACTTGGTTCGATAAAATTCAGCCATCTCATACACAGATGTGATATATACTATTCACTACAGTTACATCGTTAAAAAAACTGGATTTTCCCTATAATTCTGCGAGATAAAATTGTTTGCGATAATCCTGATTATACCTCCTCGCATCGCGAAACTAAAGCAATATATCAATTTTGTATGGATATTCAACAATTTACGAAACGATATCCcagaaaacaatatttttccgCATAATACGCggcccatatatatatatatatatatatatatatatatatatatacacaacaCGTTTTACCGCAATAAATAAGGGTTTGAGCGAAGAAGCCGCGCTTCGAAAATTCATTCACAGGCTTCGCACGGTCGTCGCATCCGCGTGTAATATGTTTCCCCGAAAGCTGCCTATATACTGCATTATTAATAAGCGCGGCTTAGGCTCTCGGAAAAAGGCGAAAACATGGTCGCAGATTATCCAACACGCGCGTATAACCGCACTAGTATTATAGTCGCCTATACCATTATAtactcttatatatatatactatactataTAGGCAACAAATGTCACTGATGCGGCGCCACGTGGAAAACCAATGTCGTTACTAAACGCGCATTTTTTCCGCTTACACGCTCGAGATACAGAATATTAATGACGTTAATGTGAgataatatgtatacatacacatattaAATGCGAACGGATAAGATAGAAAACGCCTCCGTATAAGCGGGGATTCGATTCGGAGAGCGATATATCTCCGGTGAGCGTCATCGTCGTGCGGGGTCGTTTGTTCGACTGTAAGAGGGAGAGAAGTTTATCAATGGATCACCGGCTGTATTGAGAAATAGAGTTTATGCACGGGATTCGATTGACGAATAAGGCGAGGAGGAATAATGGAGTGACAATATAATGGGGAGAGGCTTTGGACGAGTGCATTGTTGATTATGGACTATTATCACTGATGTACAGTGCGCAAATAACACAAAGATTGTTTGTCATCGCGAGAGTAAAAATAATCCTTGTTATCGTTTTGAATTATGGTTTTTGTGAAATATCGatagtgcatttttttattgcgtTACATAATGAAAAGTTATATTCCTTTTTTATGGCTGCTATATTGAGGAATACATCTATATAACGATAGTACTGGTACTGCCATGTGCATCATGATCTTGATGACTGTACGTCCGCTATGTGTGACCACCTGAGATTATGTGCGATTGTATGGTGATTATACGTGATGGCGCAGAGATGTATGGGTACATATACAAAAAGACGTAAAGTTCTATTGACATTCCAGTCATACACACTGTACTGAGATGCATTTTGCAGCTATGTCTGTATACGCATAATTTCTATAAGAACATCTAAGGCGATTCTTAATAATGcatacacatttttttatgaacGAACAGATGATCAGATGGGttaaaatacatatatatatatatatatatataaagccCAATTTGGCTCATTGCATGGTAATCTATTTTGCATACGTTCCTGAATCTATTACAAGCCGAGCCACGTGAAAAGCCCAACACAGTCGTGTCTTGCGCGCGTCGGGAAATCCGAGCGCACGCACGATATTCCGTCCGGCCGTTTACGTTCGCACGTATAAAAGGGACGATTATAATCGGCCGAGCGCGCAGAGTGTGCGGACGTATAGAGCGCATGAACGGCCGGCGGCCCGCGTCAAGACTTGTCGTGCACCAGTGTTGTATAGTGCGCAGGTCTTATATTGCAATCTGCTGTACATCGCAAGTGCAGTGCTGTCAATTAAGGTGCGAGCGAGGCTTTTGCTCGATCGAATATAAGcgaaaaaagatttttaaaaatgagtGCGATGACTCGGGCGACTGCCGGTGTGGTCGTGTTGCTGTTGCTGATTCTTGACTGTGCGAGATCGGCACCGTCGGCTCCCAATAAACGTAGCTTCGTGGAGGACGATGACTGGGCTGCTTTTAAAGTAAGAGGCATTTCTCAGCATTTTGGTGCGAGGTCTTGAACGAGCTTTTCGGATATCGTGTTCACATTGCGCGCTTAATCGCTATAAGTACAACAcgcgaaataataataattttttcagttttgagTGCAGCGGACATTTTCATTCGTTGAGAAAATTAGCCGAACGGAAACACGTAATACGGAATTTCCTGGATAAAAAACGCTGGAATCGTTCTAACTTACAGTGTATGTGATTATTTAATATGTTTAACGTTTCTGCGGTTACGTATGCAAATGGTAGTACGTATAAAAAATCATACGCCAATCAGAAACGAGCTTTTTAAACACTCTTTACATCCTTGCAATCGTCGAGTAAGCTCTAAactgtattttgaaaaattgttaatatattGTTTATGAACTACTTCTTTGCCTGGGCTAATTCTATCAAGTCGGTTTGATCCACCAGCGGTACTTGACCCTTTTCGAGATTAAAATGAtgactttttattatatatttcgatcttcataaaatattttgagcAATACAACTTTGACAAAAACAGTTTGATCATTATATCGGCTCTATGAGTATTTAGATGGTCTAATTATTTGATTAGCCGCTCTGCATTACCAaaagaatcgcgcgcgcgcgcaatcaaGTTATTTAGTTGCTCAGTGCTTTTGCCTCTCTTCAATATTGTTTCATATACTTCtaactttataatttttaatgtatacCGATATAATTATCATAGAAAGTGACGCAACGAGCACattaaaatgatttaaaaataattgatgcAGTGTATATAGTACTTCATGcgaaataaaggaaaaaaatttatatcgtCAAGCAGATATAGAAATCCGTACGCAATACTCGCGATTAGGATACGCATaattctttttcaatttcatttcATAATTATATCAATCGATGAcgtcaaattaaaaaaaggtgACATTATATACCGTGTCGTATCGCATGGCTGAGCGATTGCAGCGGGAAAAATCAGTATCGGTCAGCTGTTTACGCGCATCGAGCGTTAAAAACTTATCAGAATCTTGTGCGCTTCTGTGCTAAACGAACCGCATTTAGTGAATAAATGTACAGAATATAATCGTTACTATGATACATGTAACTCGATTGATTACAGCTGCGTTACAAAAAGAATTACAACGGCGACGTAGAGGAGAATTTCAGGCGATCGGTTTTTCACGAAAATCAGCGCAAGATCGCGGAGCACAACCAGAAGCACGATTTGGGCCTGTTCACTTACAAGGTCAGGATAAACCAATTCGGTGATATGGTGAGTCTATTTCggaacttttattttaatatctcgtatttaaaaataaaaccgtTTGATATCGTCTTGAGCCAATTAAATACATGAGGCGATGCTATAtattgtgtgtatatatatatatatatatcttatcTGTGCTGTAAAGACACGCCTAAAAAATGACTACTCGTGTCTACCCTTGGAGTGAATTTCGCTTGTACAATCTGTAGTGTAGAAACTTGCTATGAAAAAATTGCTTATATGCTTCTGTGAATTATATATACTTTCCAAAACACAGATGCATCATGATTCAACTGCttattaaaaaagaatgaTCAATTTGCAGATGTTTGAAGAGTACAAGAACTACATGCACGCGGCGAACAACACGATCACGCAACTAAAGCGGATACCCCGAGGCGACGAGTTCATTAAGCCGAAATCCGCCGAGAATGTGCCGGAACACGTGGACTGGCGACAACGTGGCGCGGTGACACCTGTCCGAGACCAGGGTCTCACCTGCGGCTCTTGCTGGGCCTTCTCTGCGGTGATTATATCTCTTTGTGTTCATACATTCTGCGAATCGCTTAGTTCTCGGTTCGCAAGAACGACAAAAGCTTTATTGATATAGcctactatatatatatatatatatatatatatatatatatatatatatatatatatatatatatatattgccgTCGGTATTTATAGAATGGGCTGTCATGAATTGAGAACGACCGGCTATTATGAATGGCTCTGCACCGTCGGACGTATCAAAAAATTCGCGCTGTGCGATATAGTGCCTActctatatatgtatgtatgtgtgtgtgcgtgtgtgtgtgtctatatatatatatatatatatatatatatatatatatattgttactATTATCACTTGCGTTTTCGCAACGTGTCTAAAAGCTCTCTGAGGTCGTGAATTTTACAGAAAAATGTTACATTCCAGGCAGGCGCACTGGAAGCCCAGTACTTCAAGAAAACCGGCGTCCTCACAGCTTTAAGCGCCCAGAATCTGATCGACTGCACGATGGAATACGGGAATCTCGGCTGTGGCGGTGGTAGCGCTGCCCTGTCCTT is from Nasonia vitripennis strain AsymCx chromosome 1, Nvit_psr_1.1, whole genome shotgun sequence and encodes:
- the LOC100121702 gene encoding cathepsin L1 isoform X1 — translated: MSAMTRATAGVVVLLLLILDCARSAPSAPNKRSFVEDDDWAAFKLRYKKNYNGDVEENFRRSVFHENQRKIAEHNQKHDLGLFTYKVRINQFGDMMFEEYKNYMHAANNTITQLKRIPRGDEFIKPKSAENVPEHVDWRQRGAVTPVRDQGLTCGSCWAFSAAGALEAQYFKKTGVLTALSAQNLIDCTMEYGNLGCGGGSAALSFQFVVDQKGLEPEANYSYEGRTKECPYNTSDDEDEELDASFIYVNGGDEATLKVAVATVGPFSAAIDGSHDTFRFYSEGVYYQPECNEDDLDHAVLIVGYGTDNRTDQDFWLVKNSWGETWGEGGYFKVARNRRNHCGIAAAAVYPVI